Proteins found in one Seonamhaeicola sp. S2-3 genomic segment:
- a CDS encoding LacI family DNA-binding transcriptional regulator produces MKKKTTIYDIAEKLNLTAATVSRALNNNLKISEKTRKLVQDTAIEMNYEINTLAKALKSGKSFNVGVIVPRMDSNFFASVIRGIEEELHSKGYHVIVCQTHDEEKLEIENINSLLNAQVDGILMSITNAKSKDKVFDSLAKKNVPLIFFDRRKQIPGVSSVTIDDFNGAYEATKHLINQGCKCIAHISNDRELEIFKNRFLGYKQALIDHGLEFNENFVIESRSRVEEGRRTMKQWLAMETRPDAIFSSSDFSALGAIQVIREHGLKIPEDISIVGFSNEPFTRFMELSISTVDQSPIEMGKITAQVFLEEVSNGDKIKSEKHVVLTPELIIRKSSLKTPISK; encoded by the coding sequence ATGAAAAAAAAGACAACAATATATGATATAGCAGAAAAATTAAACCTAACAGCAGCAACAGTTTCTAGAGCTTTAAACAATAACCTCAAGATAAGTGAAAAGACAAGAAAACTAGTGCAAGACACTGCAATTGAAATGAACTATGAGATAAACACCCTTGCTAAAGCACTAAAAAGCGGTAAGAGTTTTAATGTAGGAGTTATTGTTCCGCGTATGGATAGTAACTTTTTTGCTTCAGTCATTAGAGGTATAGAAGAAGAATTACATTCTAAAGGATACCATGTAATAGTATGCCAAACACATGATGAAGAAAAATTAGAAATTGAAAATATAAATTCCTTGTTAAATGCTCAAGTTGATGGTATTTTAATGTCTATTACCAACGCAAAAAGCAAAGACAAAGTATTTGATAGTTTAGCCAAAAAAAATGTACCGTTAATATTTTTTGATAGGAGAAAACAAATTCCTGGTGTTAGCTCCGTAACTATAGATGATTTTAATGGAGCTTACGAGGCGACAAAGCACTTAATAAATCAAGGTTGTAAATGCATTGCCCATATTTCGAACGACAGAGAATTAGAAATTTTCAAAAATCGTTTCTTAGGATACAAACAAGCATTAATTGATCACGGTCTTGAGTTTAATGAAAATTTCGTAATAGAATCTAGAAGTAGAGTTGAAGAAGGTAGAAGGACAATGAAACAATGGTTAGCTATGGAAACCCGTCCAGATGCCATTTTTTCATCAAGTGATTTTTCTGCACTGGGTGCTATTCAAGTAATACGAGAACATGGTCTTAAAATACCAGAAGATATTAGTATTGTAGGTTTTAGTAACGAGCCTTTTACTCGCTTTATGGAACTTTCTATTTCAACAGTAGACCAGTCTCCTATTGAAATGGGAAAAATAACTGCCCAAGTGTTTTTAGAAGAGGTAAGCAACGGAGATAAAATAAAGTCTGAAAAACATGTTGTTTTAACCCCTGAATTAATAATAAGAAAGTCTTCCTTAAAAACTCCAATATCTAAGTAA
- a CDS encoding UxaA family hydrolase yields the protein MQKKIIKVNVTDNIAVALVDLRAGEIISFEGEDIKVLTDIKSKHKLALQNFSTGDRIIMYGVLVGSANRNIKKGEVLTTKNVKHQSEKVTGRTDVFKWKAPNIDKWKGRTFMGYHREDGQVGTENVWLFFPLVFCENRNIEILKNIFEKELTKQKVDPHQLLLRSLVSGNNKTSSIEQSTDVFDNIDVKFITHAGGCGGIRQDSQSLAKLLAGYINNPNVAGATVLSLGCQNLQISIFKDALNHINPNLNKPILIYEQQQIGTVDEMLSTIIKDTFEALKKANKIKRKPAPLSKLRVGLECGGSDGFSGISANPTLGAVSDLLVALGGTAILAEFPELCGVEQELVNRCVNDADGDKFLKLMKAYEKSVVDAGSGFDMNPSPGNIKDGLITDAMKSAGAAKKAGTSPIEAVLDYGEYINKPGLNLLCTPGNDVESTTGLVGSGANVVLFTTGLGTPTGNPIAPIIKVSSNTELKKKMPDIIDIETGAVIRGEKTIEEMADDMLEFIIKVASGEIQTKAKILNQNDFIPWKRGVSL from the coding sequence ATGCAAAAAAAAATTATTAAAGTTAACGTAACTGATAATATAGCTGTTGCGTTAGTAGATTTAAGAGCTGGAGAAATTATTTCTTTTGAAGGAGAAGATATTAAGGTGCTCACAGATATTAAGTCAAAGCATAAATTAGCTTTGCAAAATTTTAGTACCGGTGATAGAATTATTATGTACGGTGTTCTAGTAGGATCAGCTAATAGAAACATTAAAAAAGGAGAAGTTTTAACCACTAAAAATGTAAAACACCAAAGTGAAAAGGTAACTGGTAGAACTGATGTTTTTAAATGGAAAGCTCCCAATATCGATAAATGGAAAGGAAGGACATTTATGGGCTATCATAGAGAAGACGGACAAGTGGGAACTGAAAATGTTTGGCTGTTCTTTCCTTTAGTGTTTTGTGAAAATAGAAATATAGAAATTTTAAAAAATATTTTTGAGAAAGAACTTACAAAACAAAAAGTAGACCCACACCAATTATTGTTACGTTCGTTAGTAAGTGGTAATAATAAAACTTCATCCATAGAACAATCCACCGATGTGTTTGATAATATTGATGTGAAGTTTATTACACATGCAGGAGGGTGTGGAGGTATAAGACAAGATTCTCAAAGTTTAGCCAAATTATTGGCAGGTTATATAAATAACCCTAATGTGGCAGGAGCCACAGTATTGAGCTTAGGTTGCCAAAACTTACAAATAAGTATTTTTAAGGATGCTCTAAACCATATAAATCCCAACCTAAATAAACCCATTCTTATTTATGAGCAACAACAGATAGGAACGGTTGACGAAATGTTATCTACTATTATTAAAGATACTTTTGAAGCCCTTAAAAAAGCTAATAAAATTAAACGCAAACCAGCTCCTTTATCCAAATTAAGGGTAGGGCTGGAGTGTGGAGGTTCTGATGGGTTTTCTGGTATTTCTGCTAATCCAACATTAGGAGCTGTATCCGATTTATTGGTAGCTTTGGGTGGCACAGCAATATTGGCTGAATTTCCAGAGTTATGCGGTGTAGAGCAGGAACTCGTAAATCGATGCGTTAATGATGCAGATGGTGATAAGTTTTTAAAGCTTATGAAAGCTTATGAAAAATCTGTTGTTGATGCCGGCTCAGGTTTTGACATGAACCCATCTCCTGGCAATATTAAAGATGGACTTATAACAGACGCAATGAAATCTGCTGGTGCAGCTAAAAAAGCAGGAACATCTCCAATAGAAGCCGTTTTAGATTATGGTGAATATATAAATAAACCAGGTTTAAATTTATTATGTACGCCTGGAAATGATGTAGAAAGTACTACGGGGTTAGTAGGCTCTGGAGCAAATGTTGTTTTATTTACCACTGGTTTAGGAACACCCACAGGAAATCCTATAGCACCAATAATCAAGGTATCGTCAAATACAGAACTAAAAAAGAAGATGCCTGATATTATAGATATTGAAACAGGTGCAGTGATACGTGGTGAGAAAACCATAGAAGAAATGGCTGATGACATGTTAGAGTTTATTATTAAGGTTGCCAGTGGTGAAATTCAAACTAAGGCTAAAATATTAAATCAAAATGATTTTATTCCTTGGAAAAGAGGCGTTTCTTTATAA
- a CDS encoding tagaturonate reductase: protein MGLKKKYPIKIVQFGEGNFLRAFIGYAIQALNKKANFNAGIAVVQPIDKGLVQMLNNQDGLYTLFMKGVKKGEEIQEKELITNIVKGVNPYTDFKSYLSVAREEALEFVISNTTEAGIAYVASDTPKMEPPSSFPAKLTILLYERFKHFNGDAKKGLTIIPCELINHNSEALKEIILKYISDWNLGNEFKNWILKHNSFHSTLVDRIVPGYPKDEIETYNAQLDYQDNLIVAAEVFLLWVIEGGDELKSKLPFHKTDLDVKIVDDMQPYRTRKVRILNGAHTAMVPFSYLYGNRTVKQSVDNHFTGNFIKKAVFNEIIDTLDMDRNELNNFAEEIFDRFRNPFIIHNLSSIALNSISKFKVRVLPSLLGYVKIHSKVPTNLTYAFASLIRFYKGTWNGEKLPVQDSDDIIRNFAQIWTSNNYQQIAKEVLSNKNYWDEDLTKVDGLSKAIALALEEIDTNGIEVGFANYTKQY, encoded by the coding sequence ATGGGATTAAAAAAAAAGTATCCCATTAAAATAGTGCAATTTGGTGAAGGTAACTTTTTAAGAGCCTTCATTGGATATGCCATACAAGCACTAAATAAAAAAGCAAATTTTAATGCTGGTATAGCTGTGGTTCAACCAATTGATAAGGGGTTAGTTCAGATGTTAAATAATCAAGATGGATTGTATACCTTGTTTATGAAAGGTGTGAAAAAAGGTGAAGAAATTCAAGAAAAAGAACTAATAACTAATATTGTAAAAGGAGTAAATCCTTATACAGATTTCAAAAGTTATTTAAGTGTAGCTAGAGAAGAAGCATTAGAGTTTGTAATTTCAAATACCACAGAGGCAGGTATTGCTTATGTTGCTAGTGATACCCCTAAAATGGAACCCCCAAGTTCGTTTCCTGCTAAATTAACTATTTTACTTTATGAACGGTTTAAGCATTTTAATGGTGATGCCAAAAAAGGTTTAACCATTATCCCTTGCGAACTTATTAACCACAATTCTGAAGCGTTAAAAGAAATTATCTTAAAGTATATTTCAGACTGGAACTTAGGTAATGAATTCAAAAACTGGATTTTAAAGCACAATTCATTTCATAGCACTTTAGTAGATAGAATTGTACCTGGTTACCCAAAAGATGAAATTGAAACTTATAATGCTCAATTAGATTATCAGGATAATTTAATAGTTGCTGCTGAAGTATTCTTGTTGTGGGTTATTGAAGGAGGCGACGAGTTGAAATCTAAATTGCCATTTCATAAAACAGATTTGGATGTTAAGATTGTTGACGATATGCAGCCTTACCGAACTAGAAAGGTTAGAATTTTAAATGGAGCACATACTGCAATGGTTCCTTTCTCTTACCTCTACGGAAACAGAACGGTAAAACAATCTGTAGATAACCATTTTACTGGCAACTTTATTAAAAAGGCCGTTTTTAATGAAATTATAGATACTCTTGATATGGATCGAAATGAACTTAATAATTTTGCTGAAGAAATTTTTGACCGCTTCAGGAATCCTTTCATTATTCATAATTTGTCAAGTATAGCCTTAAATTCCATTTCAAAATTTAAGGTTAGGGTATTACCCAGTTTATTAGGCTATGTGAAAATTCACAGCAAAGTACCAACAAATTTAACTTATGCATTTGCAAGTTTAATTCGTTTTTATAAAGGTACTTGGAATGGTGAAAAATTACCCGTACAAGATAGTGACGATATTATTAGAAATTTTGCACAAATATGGACGTCTAACAATTATCAGCAAATAGCCAAAGAGGTACTTTCTAATAAAAACTATTGGGATGAAGATTTAACAAAAGTAGATGGGCTATCAAAAGCCATAGCTTTAGCTCTTGAAGAAATTGATACTAACGGGATTGAAGTTGGCTTTGCTAATTACACTAAACAGTACTAA
- the uxaC gene encoding glucuronate isomerase, with product MNSKFIHDNFLLENEYAEELYHNYSKNSPIIDYHNHLPPQHIAENKIFENLTQVWINGDHYKWRAMRTLGIDETFITGNASDKNKFLSWAKTVPYTIRNPLYHWTHLELARYFDIYDLLNEKSAEKIWNITQEKLNSSNYSCKELLKKVNAEYICTTEDPTDSLKYHKQLAKDNFKIKVSTAFRPDKSIYINADEYNDYLVLLSQASNVEINTFSTLCEALRNRIQYFHNNGCRLSDHGLEQIYFENFTEPEVNAILQKKLSNKNISKKEIVKFQSALLLFLCETYHEFGWVQQFHLGALRNNNMRMYQILGPDTGWDSIGDFPQALKLSKFLNALDHNNKLTKTILYNLNPADNEVMATMIGNFNDGSTKGKIQWGSGWWFLDQKDGMEKQINTLSNMGLISCFIGMLTDSRSFLSFPRHEYFRRILCNLIGKEVQKGELPKEEMKWLGKIVADISYYNAKNYFDI from the coding sequence ATGAATTCAAAATTTATACATGATAATTTCTTATTAGAAAATGAATACGCTGAAGAGTTGTATCATAATTATTCTAAAAATTCACCTATTATAGATTACCACAACCATTTACCTCCTCAACATATAGCAGAAAACAAGATCTTTGAAAATTTAACACAGGTTTGGATAAATGGCGACCACTATAAATGGCGCGCTATGCGCACACTGGGTATTGACGAAACTTTTATTACAGGCAACGCCTCAGATAAGAATAAATTTTTAAGTTGGGCTAAAACAGTACCCTATACTATACGTAACCCCTTATACCATTGGACGCATTTAGAATTAGCCAGATATTTTGATATTTATGATTTACTAAATGAAAAATCGGCTGAAAAAATATGGAACATCACACAAGAAAAACTAAACTCTAGCAACTACAGTTGTAAAGAGTTATTAAAAAAAGTTAATGCTGAATATATATGTACTACTGAAGACCCCACTGATAGTTTAAAATATCACAAACAATTGGCTAAAGATAACTTTAAAATAAAGGTAAGCACCGCATTTAGGCCAGATAAATCTATATATATTAATGCAGATGAGTATAATGACTACCTGGTATTATTATCTCAGGCATCAAACGTTGAGATTAATACATTTTCAACATTATGTGAAGCCCTAAGAAACCGCATACAATATTTTCATAATAACGGATGTAGATTGAGCGACCATGGTTTAGAACAAATCTACTTTGAAAATTTTACAGAACCAGAAGTCAACGCTATACTTCAAAAAAAACTGTCCAATAAAAACATTTCAAAAAAAGAAATAGTTAAATTTCAGAGTGCCTTATTGCTATTTTTATGCGAAACATATCATGAATTTGGTTGGGTACAGCAATTTCATTTAGGTGCATTACGTAACAATAATATGCGTATGTACCAAATTTTAGGTCCAGATACTGGATGGGATTCTATTGGTGATTTCCCCCAAGCCCTTAAATTATCTAAATTCTTAAATGCACTAGACCATAATAATAAATTAACAAAAACCATACTCTACAATCTCAACCCCGCAGATAATGAAGTTATGGCAACCATGATAGGCAACTTTAATGATGGCAGTACAAAAGGTAAAATTCAATGGGGCTCTGGGTGGTGGTTCTTAGATCAAAAAGATGGTATGGAAAAACAAATAAACACCCTTTCAAATATGGGACTAATTAGCTGTTTTATAGGAATGTTAACCGATTCTAGAAGCTTTCTGTCATTTCCTAGACACGAATATTTCCGTAGAATTCTTTGTAATTTAATAGGAAAAGAAGTACAAAAAGGCGAGCTACCCAAAGAAGAAATGAAATGGTTAGGAAAAATTGTAGCCGACATTAGTTACTATAATGCCAAAAATTATTTTGACATATAA